One Streptomyces sp. 840.1 genomic window, CCGGCATTCGTACGTGTAGAGGGCGATCGCCTCCTGCTCCAGCTGTGCCCACTGGCGGAACCAGTTGGCCAGCCCCGGCCGCCGCGACAGGTGCTTCGCCGCCGCCTTCAGTACCCCCAGGCCGTCGAGCACGGACTCGGCCCGCTCGACGAAGAGCGGCGGCGGAAACCGGCGGCCCTGCTCGATCGAGGCGACCATCGGCACCGAGTACCGCACCATCGGGGCGAACTGCTCCTGCGTCAGCCCGGCCCGTTTACGCAGGACCTTGAGTACCTCCCCGAACGACTTGAGGCTCTCCGAGTACTCGGGTTCGTCGGTCACGTGCGGCCACCTTTCGCGTACTGTCCCCGATCCGCAACCCGCCCATGGTCACGCATCGTTACGCATACTGTCCACGCTCCGTACCCGTACGCTGACCGAGCGTACGGGTTGCGTAACTGGTCGCCGAGGTCTCCGCCGAACAGGCTGACCCGCATGGAAGCACCCGTCACCCCCCACCGGCCGCGCACCGAGAGGCTGTTCGTGCAGCGGTTCAGCTCCACCCCCCGAGGGGCCCGGCTCGCCCGCAGGCTCGCCGTTCACCAGCTGCATGTCTGGGGCATCCCGTACCGCTCGGACGTGTCCTGCACCGCCGCGCTGCTTGTGGCCGAGCTGGCGGCCAACGCGGTGACCCACGGTCGCGTACCGGGAAGGGACTTCGAGCTGCTGCTCGGCATGACCGCCGGATGCCCGGGGGTGCTCGGCAGGCTCAGGATCGAGGTGTCCGACACCCGGGGCGAGCGCCGCCCGCCCGGCCCCGGGGAGATCGTGAAGCCGCCGCCCGGGTCGGGCGGCGGGTACGGGCTGGTGCTCGTCGAGGCGCTGGCGGACCGGTGGGCGGTGCTGGAGCGCGTACCGGGCAAGACGGTCGGTGTGGAACTGGACCTGGTGTACTGAGCCCGGCTGCCGTGCCGGCCCGGTTACTCGAAGCGGGAGGTGTCGCCCGCGCCCCGGCGTACGATCTCCAGCTCGCCGCTGGAGAAGTCGATGACGGTGGTCGGCTCGGTGCCGCAGTCGCCGGAGTCGACCACGACGTCCACCTCGTGGTCGAGGCGCTCCTTGATCTCCCAGCCCTGGGTCATCGGCTCCGGCTCGTCCGGCAGGAGCAGGGTGCTGGAGAGCAGCGGCTCGCCGAGTTCCTCCAGGAGGGCCTGGACGACGGCGTGGTCGGGGATGCGGACGCCAACGGTCTTCTTCTTCGGGTGCAGCAGCTGGCGCGGCACCTCCTTCGTCGCCGGAAGGATGAAGGTGTACTGGCCGGGGGTCGCCGCCTTGATCGTGCGGAACACGTCGTTGTCGATCTGCACGAACTGCCCGAGCTGGGCGAAGTTCTGGCACATGAGCGTGAAGTGATGGCGGTCGTCGAGGTTGCGGATCGCACGGATGCGGGAGATGCCGTCACGGCTGCCGAGCTGGCATCCCAGCGCGTAGCAGGAGTCCGTCGGATACGCGACGAGCGCGCCGGAGCGGATGCTGTCGGCCACGTTGCTGATGGTGCGCCGCTGGGGATTTTCGGGGTGTACATCGAAATACTTCGCCATCCGCCGAGTCTACGGGCGCGCGGGCGGTCCGGCCCGTAAGTGGGATGCATCATGCAATTGATGTGCATCATGCACTGATAGTGTGTCATGCACATCAAATGCAGCATGCATACAATCCGTGGTATATCTGTACAGAGGGGTGCCCTTCCCGGCAGGGAGGCGGGCCCGCACTCGCAGTCGGAGGAACCCTCGCGTGGACATGCCTGTGGACCGGATCGAGTTCGAGACCATGCTGCTCGGCCGCCATATGAACCTGCTCGCCTCCCGGGGCGGGGGCAGGCTGGACCGGAGTGCCTACATCCTCCTCAGCCGCATCCAGGTCGAGGGCCCGATGTCCATCGGTGATCTGCGCGACGCCTTCGGCCTCGACGCCTCCACGCTGAACCGGCAGACCGCCGCTATGCTGCGCGCCGGTGTCGTCGAGCGCATCCCCGACCCGGAGGGCGGCATCGCCCGGAAGTTCGTCATCACGGACGAGGGCACGCACCGCCTGGACCAGGACCGGTCGGAGAACCTGGACGGCCTCGGGAGGCTGCTGGCCGACTGGACGCCCGAGGAGGCGGCCCAGCTCGCGGACAACCTCGCCCGGCTCAACCGCGACATCGAACGCCTCGACGGGCGGCCCTGGCCCCGGGACAAGTCCTGATACCGCAGCCTTTCGGGGACCTTGCGGAAAGGCGCTGATTCGCCATCAATTGTGTGATTGCTCCGCGGTGTGTTCTCCCCCTAGCGTGATGGGCGCGCGGACGGCGCCACTCCTGCCGCCCGCCCACGGGGAACGAGGAGGACCACAGCATGCGCATGCGCACTTTCTCGACGTCGGCGGCTCTGACCGCCGTGTTACTCGGCAGCTCCGTTGTCCCCGCGACGGCCGCGACGGCCCCTGCGAAGGGCCCCGGCGTCTTCGTCACCAACGGTGATCGCGTACACATTTCGAGCACCCCACCACGCACGGCGTCGGCCCACGCCTGGTGGACCCACGTCAGTGGCCCCGGCACCAAGGCCAAGGTCACCATCTGGCTCCAGCTGAAGTCCGGCAAGAAGTGGCATTCGGTCGCCAGGAACGCGAAGAACCTCAAGTCCGGCAACGGCGGCAGCGCCCGCCGCGTCGTCGCGCGCAAGAAGTGCGCGAACCGCAGCAAGCGCCAGTGGCGGACCAAGATCGACGTCGATCTCATCGGGGTGCCCGACTCGCCGGAGAAGGCCTACACGAAGCCGGTCACGGTCAAGTGCGGCGTCTGATTCCCTGGTCCCCGTCGCAGCCGTTCGATCCAGGAGTACGACGATGAGTGACACCGGTCCGGACGCCACCCTCATCGTGGGACTGCACGGAGTGCTGGCCCGGCATCCCTGGATCGACCGGGTGAGCACTGAGTTCGACCTCGAAGAGGATGTCTTCAGCCTCGCCGTGAAGCGGGCGTCCGCCTACGCCTGGAGCTCCACCGTTCTGACGGACAAGCCCGCCGACAACCTCTGGGACCACAACGACGCCGACGGCGACTGGACGCAGGACGGGCAGGTCCGGCAGCTGGCCTGGCTCCAGTCGTCGCTTCCCCGGCCCCTGAACACTCCGGGGAAGCGGCAGCGGGCCCGCCGCCTGCCGGTGCTGCCCGTCATCACGGTCCTCTCGGACGCGCTGCGCCGCGTCGGCACCGTACGCCTCACCGGCACGCACGCCCTTGTGCCGCTGCACCGCGCCGGGGACGCCCGGGTCGAACTCGCCGAAGTGGCCGACTGGTTCGCCCTGGCGGACCCGTCGGGCGCGGCCTCACTGACGGTCACCGTGTCCGCCCCGCCCTCGGCGGATCTCGGCGCACGGGCCGGCGGGATCCGCGACGCGGCGCTCGACCGTACCTACGGGCACCTGTCGGTCGAGCCCCTCAAGCCCGCCGCCGCGAAGACCCCGGGACTGGCGCCGCCCCTCGCCGGTGCGGTGCAGGCCGAGGGGCTGCGGCGGGCGCTCGCCTTCCGCTGCGAGGCGCGCGAGTGGTCGACGGACGTGGCCGCCTGGACCACGGAGGTGTTCGCGGACTCGGTCCGGGCGGTGACGGGGCTCTCCGGCCCGGTGCTCCTCACGGTCTCGGCGGATGCCTGAGATCCGGGGCGGACGGTGCGCGCGGGCGGAGCGCCGCGGGGTGCTCAGTGCGGACGGTCGACGCGGGCCCGGCGCCGCGGCCGGAAGAGCAGCAGATACACCGTGGCGACCATCGCGACCGCCTGGGCCACGACGCTGACCCGCTTCTCGGTGAACCAGACCGGCTCGTACATGTTCGGGAACGGACCCCAGGCGCCGATGTCCGCGTACCGGTAGATCAGCAGGAGGGCCAGTCCGCCGGTCGCGACCGACCAGGCGAACAGGTCGGCCGGCCACCGTCGCCAGACCAGGACGAGCAGCGCGGCCAGTGCCGCCATGCCCGCCTCGATCCGGAACAGCGTGCCCTGGCTGATGTCGGCCATGACGGCGTCGTACTGCTCCGCAAGGTGCGCGTGCACATAGGCGTCCACGGCGAGACCGGCCGCCGCGAGCACCCGGGCCGTGCCGCGCAGAAGGCGGCCGGTGGTGTTCCCGTGCGCGGGGGCGTCCGGTGTGGCGGGCACTTCTGCGGACATTGCGGCTCCATTCGCGCCGGTGGCCGTCGGACGGCGTCCGGGGCTCACTTGACGGTGAGGGTCCCCGTCATGAAGGGGTGGATCGTGCAGTCGTACGGGTACGCGCCGGCCTTCGACGGGGCGGTGAAGGTGGCCGACTTGCCCGGCGCGATGTCACCGGTGTCGAAGGCCTTGCCCTTGGTCGCCGTCATCGTGTGCGTGGTCGTGTCGTCGTTGGTCACGGTGATCTTCGTGCCGGGTGCGACGGTCGGGGCGGCGGGCAGGAACTTGAAGTTCTTGATGCTCACCTTCGTCCCACCGCCCGCGGGCGGCCGGGACGAAGCGGACGCCGAGGGCGATGACGCCGTGGGCGGGATCAGCGAGGGAGGTGTGGCGGGGGCCGACGAGCTGCCGCCGCCTCCGCCGCCGCTGTCCGAGCAGCCCGCGAGGGCCGTCGACGAGAGCGCGATGGCGGCGGCGGCCACGGCGAACCGCGCCCGGCCGGTACGGAACGAGAACGGCATGGCGTCTCCGGGGGTGCGTGGGCCGGGCGGGCGGGGCTCAGTAGCCGGTGCCGGTGCTGCTGCTACTGCTGCTCGACGGCGTGGCGGAGGCGGAGGCCGAGGCCGAGGCCGTAGGGGTGGTGGTGGTGATCTTCTTGCCCTTGGCGTTGATGACGTACCACTTGGCGCCGAACGCGTTGACGCCCTGGCCCTTCGCGTCGCCGGCCTTCTTGTCCTGGTCGAAGAGGTACAGCGGGTGACCGTTGTAGGTCACCTGCTTCTTGCCGTCGCTGCGGGTCGTGGTCTTCAGCAGCTTCGAGACGACCCCGGTGCCGCCGGTCGGCGTCTTCTCGTCGAGCAGCGGCGGCCAGGCCTTGGCGCAGGCCCCTTCGCACATGGACTTGTCCTTGGTGTCCTTGTCGAACACGTAGAGCGTCATCTTCTTCTCGTTCACCAGCGACTTGCCGTACGTGCCCTTCTTGAGGGAGACCGTCGCGGGGGGCTTGGACGCGCTGGGGGACGCGGAGGCGGCGGCGGGCGCGTCGACGGGGCGGCCGCTGTTCACGCTGCCCGTGTCCGTACCGGTCGAGCTCTGGCCGCTCGATCCGCTGTCGGAGCATCCGGCCGCCGCGGCGGCCAGCAGGGTCACGGAGGCCAGCACTGCGGCCGTCCTGGTGTGGCGCTTCATCGGGGCTCCTCGGTCATGTCATCCGGCCGCCCGCACGGGCGGCGCGCGGCCGCATGAGTGGGCCGTCGGCCCCAGTGGACCGCAGGCCCCCGGGGCGGGCCATCCGGACGGGGCTGTTCAGGTAGTGGCCCGCAGACCGGTCCGGGGGCGTCACCCGATCGGCGGACCGGACGATATCCCCGTCGCCCCTACGCGGTGCGGACGGGTAAGTGAGCTGCTACGAAAGCGTCCTGATGGGGCAACAGTTTCGAGTACCACTGCCCTGTACGGGCCCGCGATCATAGGATCGGGGTGGTCTTCGGGGAGACGGGGTGGCTGATCGTGGCGTACGACGGGCCGATACGCAGATACGGAGTGCTGGCGCTGGTTCCACTGGTGCTGGTGGCGTGCTCCAGCGGCGGCGGGAGTCCGGGCGGTGAGGGCAGGAGCACCCGGGCGACCGGCGCCTCCTCCTCCGACCCGGCCCCGGACACCACCTCGGGCATCGAGGACACCGGCGACATCGAGGCGGACCCGGCCAGGCTGCCCACCTCCCGAGGCGAGGCGCTCGACTTCATCGACCGGATCATCGCGGACCCCGCCAGCTTCGGGCCCGATGTGACCAGGCGGACCCCGTATGAGAGCGATCCCGCCACCTGGCCGGTACTCGGCACCGACTGCGTCTGGCAGCAGCAGAAGCCGGCGGCCGGCGTCCTGGCCACCCGCAGCCGCTCCTTCGAGGTCCCCGCCGCCGACGGCAAGGGGCCCATACGGCTCTCCGCCGTCGTCACCGTGCACCGCAGCCGCGAGGGCGCCCAGTGGGAGATGGCGGAATCGGTGGAGGAGACGATGCGCTGCCCCACGCAGCAGTTGCGGAAGGGCGAACTGATCGGGTCGTTGGTCGCCGCCACCCTGCCGCAGGGCAAGGGCGGCCAGGTGAACGCCGCGGACGCGCTGACCGAGATCGGGACGTACCAGAGCTCCACGCTCGGCGGCCCCTTCGCGTACGTCTGGCAGCAGGCCCAGTCCCTCCAGTTCACCGTGGCGGTGACCGGGAAAGGGGCGAAGGGGCGGACCAGCGAGGAACTCGACGAACTGACGAGCCAGGCCCAGGCCACCATGCTGGTGCGGCTCAAGTCAGCCGTCGAGAAGCAGAGTTGAGAGAGCGGAGAGCGTGATGGAACGGCTGCGTCCCGCAGACCCCTCGACGATCGGCGGACACCGGCTGCTCGGGCGCCTCGGCGCCGGCGGCATGGGCGTCGTCTACCTCGGCCGCACGGACGGCGGAGCCCTGGCCGCGATCAAGGTGATCCTCCCGGAATTCGCCGGAAGCGAGGACTTCCGGGCCCGCTTCCGCCGCGAGGTCGAGGCCGCGCGCCGGGTCGAGACCCCCTGGGCGGTCGCCGTCACCGGTGCCGAGACGGAGGGCGAACGCCCCTGGCTCGCCACGGCGTTCGTGCCGGGGCCCGCACTGTCGGAGGCCGTAGCACGGTGCGGGCCCCTGCCCGCCCGCAGCGTCCGGGTACTCGGCAGGCTCCTCTCCCGCGCCCTGACCGCCGTGCACGCGGCGGGGCTCGTCCACCGGGACGTCAAGCCGGGCAACGTACTGCTCACGGTCGACGGTCCGCGCCTGATCGACTTCGGGATCGCACGGGCCACCGACGCCACCGCGCTCACCGTCGTCGGCCTCGTGGTCGGCACCCCCGGCTTCCTCTCGCCGGAACAGGCCTCGGGAGGCGGCACGGCCGCCGGGCCCGCGAGCGACGTCTTCTCGCTCGGCTGCCTCCTGGCCTACGCCGCGACCGGACGGCCACCGTTCGGCAGCGGAGCCGTCGATGCGCTGCTCTACCGGACCGTCCACGACGCACCCGACCTCGAAGGGATCGAGGACCCCGAACTCCGCTCGCTGCTCGGCGCACTGCTGGCCAAGGAACCGGGTGAACGGCCCACAGCGGCCGAACTCGACGCCCGGATCCCCGAGGACGCGCCGAACGGCTCCATCGACTGGCTGCCGGACGAGGTCGTGGCGCTGATCGCCGCCCGGTCCGCCGCCATGCTCGACCTGCCCGGCATCGAACCCACCGTCGCCGAACCGGGGACCCCGCAGCCCGCAGCCCGCCCCGGCCGGCGGAGACTGCTGCTCGCGGGCGCCGGTGTCGTGATCGCGGCGGGCGGCGGATTCGCCCTGCGGGAACGGCTGCGCGACGACCCCGGCCCCGCAGCGGCCGAGCCCGGCGAACGGGCCTGGATCATCGGCGTACAGGCGGACCTGTCCGGACCGCGCCGCGCCGCCGGACGGTCCCAGGAACGCGGGGTGCGGCTGGCCGTCAAGCAGTTCAACTCCCGCGCCGAAAAGCCCTTCACCCTGACCGTCAAGGCACTCGACGACGGCGGCGACCCCGCCCGCGCGGTCCGGGCGGCCGCCCAGTTCACCCGGGACCGCGACGTGCTCGCCGTGGTCGGCCCCACCGGTGACGACACCACCGAGGCCGTCCTCACCGCCTACGACGAGGCGATGCTGCCGGTCGTCACCGTCTCCTCGCTGCAGCTGTCCTACAAGGCCGCCTCCAGGAAGTCGTTCTTCCAGGCGGCCCCGACCGACGCCGCGCTGTGCGCGCCCGTCATCCGACGGCTGGTGCTCCGGCCGGACGTCGAACGGCTCGGGGTGCTGCTGGACCGGGCGGGCGGCCAGTCCGCCTACCAGGTCGGCTATCTCACCAACATGCAGACGAGCGTGATCACCACCGGCACCACCTACCCACGCGTGGTTCCCGCCGGGACCAAGGACCTGGCCCCGGTCATCGAGGACATGCTCCGGCACGACAGCGACGCCCTCTTCTACGCGGGCGACGCGGCCGGCGCCGCCCGCACCGCACGCGCACTCGGCGGCACCCCCTTCAAGGGACCCAGGATGGCCATGCACACCGCCATGGAACCGCGCTTCATCGAGGACGCCGGACAGGCCGCCGAGGGCTGGGAGTTCACCGCGCCCTACACCGACGCCACGACCCCGGGCGCCGAGAAGTTCGCCGCGGCCCACCGCTCGGAGTACGGCTCCGCCCCCGCCTACTGGGCCGCCGAGGCCTACGACGCGGCCGGGCTCGTGACCGCAGCCGTCACCGCACTCGCCGGCGGCGGCCCCAAGCCGGTCCGGCCGACCCGGACCGCGCTCGTCGCGAAGATCGCGGCGTCCTCGTACAAGGGAGTCTCCCGGACGTACGCCTTCGACGAACTGCACCGGCTCAAGGGGGCGGACGCCTTTCTCTACGGGGTGCGCGGCGGGCGCTTCGTCCACCTCGGCGCCGCGCCGAAGGGCGAGAAGGCCTGACCGGCATGCGCCCCCTCACCTCGGACGACCCGCGCACCATCGGTGAGTACCGCACCCTGGTCCGGCTCGGCGCGGGCGGCATGGGCGTGGTCTACCTGGCCCGTTCGGCGGGCGGGGCGCTCGCCGCCGTGAAGGTGATCCGTGCCGAGCACGCCGCCGACCCCGGATTCCGGGCCCGCTTCCGCCGCGAGGCGGAGGCCGCCGCCCGGATCACCGGCCCGTGGCTGGTCCCGGTCACCGGGGCCGACACCGAGGCCCGCGAGCCCTGGCTGGCCACCGCGTTCGTGCCCGGCCCCTCGCTGGCCGAGGCAGTCGACGAGCGCGGCCCCCTGCCGGTGGCGACGGTCCGGGCACTCGGCGCCCGCCTCGCCGGGGCCCTCGCCGCAGTCCATGCGGCGGGCCTCCTGCACCGCGACGTCAAACCCGGCAACGTGCTCCTCGCCCTGGACGGGCCCCGCCTCATCGACTTCGGCATCGCCCGCCACGAGGGCGCCACCGCTCTCACCGCGACCGGCGCGGTGCTCGGCACGCCCGGTTACCTGGCGCCCGAACAGGCCTCGGCGGGGCCGGTCGGACCGGCCTGCGACGTGTTCTCGCTGGGGTGCGTCCTGGTGTACGCGGCGACGGGGCAGCGGCCGTTCGGCCACGGCGAGGCGGCCGGGGTCCTCTTCAGGACCGTCCACGGCGAAGCGGACCTGGCGGGCCTGCCGTCCGCGTTGCTGCCGGTGGTGACGGCCTGCCTGGCCAAGGACCCGGCGGACCGCCCGACGGCGGCGGAGACCGAGCGGCTGCTCAGGGGCGACGGCACCGGCTGGGAGGTGCCCGGCCTCGCCGCCGTCGCCGCCGAACGCGCCGCCGCCGCCCTCGCCCTGCCCGACCCGGAACCCCTGCCCCTCGCGCGCGAGCCGGCGCCGGACCCGGCCCGCCCGACCCGCCGGCGCGTCCTCACCGCCGGAGCCGCCGCCGCGGTCCTGCTCACCGGCACCACCACCGCCTGGCTGGCCGCCCGGGGCGGCGGCAGCGGCAGCGGTGCCGGAGCGGCGGCCCGCAAGCTCCGCACGTACACGATCGGCCTGCACACGGACAGCACAGGGCCGGGCAGGGCCGTCGGGCTCGCCCACGAAAGAGGCGCCCGGCTCGCCGTCGACGACCACAACTCCCGTACGGACAAAGCCTTCCGTCTCGGCCTTCGGGTCGAGGACGACGCCGGGGACGCCACCCGCGCGCTCGCCGCGGCGGACCGGCTGGCGGCCGACCCCGCAGTGCTCGCCGTGATCGGCCCCACCGCCGACGTCGCGGCCGCGGCGGTGGCCGGCCGCTACGCGAAGGCCCGCCTCCTCCAGGTCGTCGTCGCCGCCGGGCACACGCCCCCCGACTCGGTGGACGCCGGGTACCAGTGCGTACTGCGCCCGTACGACTCCTCGCTCGTCTCCGGGCTGATCGACCACCTGGCGAACGTCCAGCACGTGAAGAAAGCCGTCGTCATCGAGGACCGGGAGGATCCGCCGGGCAGCTGGGAGATCGCCCGCCCCCTCCGGGACATGCGGACGGGCCGCATCACCGTCACCGCGCGCACCGTCGCGGCGGACACCGACAGCTTCGCCCCGGCCGCCCGTGCCGCGATCACCGCCGGTGCCGGAGCGGTGATCTACGCGGGCACGTCCCCCGCCCGGGGCGCCCGCTGCGCCACCGACCTCGCGGCCGCCGGATTCACCGGCGCCGTCCTGTCCACCGGCCCCGTCCTGGCACCCGCCTTCCTCCGGGACGCGGGCAGGGCCGCCGAGGGCTGGATCTTCGCGGAGGCGTACACCGACCCCACGGCGCTGCCCGCCGCCAAGGCCTTCACCGCCGCGCACCGCAAGAGGTTCGGCGCACCGCCCGCCACCTGGGCCGCCGAGGCCTACGACGCGGTGGGCCTGATCGCACGGGCCGCCGCCACCACCAGCGCCACCGACGCCCTGCGCGGCGGAATCCCCCAGCGCGTCTTCCGCACCGAGTACCGGGGCATCACCAGGCGCCTGGCCTTCGACAGCAGCCACCTGGTCCCGCGCGAGGAGGGCATCTTCCTCTACCGGATCGACCACGGACGGGCCCGCTTCCTCGGCCTGTACGGATCGGTACGGTGACCGTGCGCAGCTGTCCCGTGAAACGTGAAAGGTGTGCCAGATGACCGAACCGGAGCTTTCCACAGGCGTGTTGGAGCTGTCCGCCGGAGTCGTGGAGTACGAGGACACCGGCGGCGACGGGCCGGTGGTGGTCCTGCTGCACGGCGTCGCCATGGACGGCACGCTCTGGCGCCACGTGGTCCAGGACCTGCGGGCCGGTCACCGCTGCGTCGTCCCGACCCTGCCGCTCGGCGGCCACCGCCGTCCGATGCGCCCCGACGCGGACCTGTCGGTCCTGGGCGTCGCACGGCTGGTCGCCGAGTTCCTGGAGGCGCTCGACCTCACCGACGTCACCCTGGTGATGAACGACTGGGGCGGGGCGCAGGCGCTGGTGGCGGACGGCCGGGACGAGCGGATCGGGAAGCTCGTCATCACCTCGTGCGAGGCCTTCGACAACTTCCCGCCCGGCCTGCCCGGCAAGAACCTGTACGCCTCCGCCAGGATGCCGGGCGGCCTGCGGGCGGCCTTCGCGCTGCTCAGGCTGAAGCCGATGCGGCGGCTGCCGATGACCTGGGGCCGGATGACCAGGAGGCCGGTGCCGGACGAGGTGATGGACGGCTGGTTCCGGCCGCTGTGGACCTCGAAGGAGATCCGCCGGGACCTGCGGAAGTACGTCCTGGGGGTGCCGCCCAGGGCCGAGCTGCTCGGCTGGGCGGAAGCGCTGCGCACCTTCGACCGCCCGGCACTGGTCGCCTGGGCGGCGCAGGACCGGGTGATGCCGCCGGAGCACGGCCGCCGGCTGGCCGAGCTGCTGCCCAAGGGCGAGCTGGTCGAGATCGAGGACAGCTACACCCTGATCCCGGAGGACCAGCCGGCCCGGCTCGCCCGTCACATCAGGGATTTCCTCCTGAAGGGCTGACCCGGCCCCGGGGCGGCGCCGCGCGCGAACCCCCGGATGGAGCAGGCCTGCCCCGCCCGTGCGGCCGGGGTGTGAAGCGGAGCTGCGGCCGCGCTTAAGAAAACCTCGATGGACCTGGGGCGCGCGGTACGGCAGATTTCTCCGGGACGGCGCAGGATGGTGCGCGGCAGCCGGTCGTAGCGCGCTGCCGAGCCGTCCCCTCATTCCTCCCCGGGCCGCAGGCTTCCTCAGGCATGCCCCCTGCCCGGGGAGCTCAACGCCGTACCAGGTACAGGGAGCCGCAGCCGTGAAGGCACTCGTGAAGCAGAAGGCCGAGCCGGGACTCTGGCTGATGGACGTTCCCGAGCCGGAGACCGGCCCCTCGGACGTGCTCATCAAGGTCCTCCGTACCGGCATCTGCGGTACCGACCTGCACATCCGCAACTACGACGGCTGGGCCCAGCAGGCCGTG contains:
- a CDS encoding L-threonylcarbamoyladenylate synthase; this encodes MAKYFDVHPENPQRRTISNVADSIRSGALVAYPTDSCYALGCQLGSRDGISRIRAIRNLDDRHHFTLMCQNFAQLGQFVQIDNDVFRTIKAATPGQYTFILPATKEVPRQLLHPKKKTVGVRIPDHAVVQALLEELGEPLLSSTLLLPDEPEPMTQGWEIKERLDHEVDVVVDSGDCGTEPTTVIDFSSGELEIVRRGAGDTSRFE
- a CDS encoding cupredoxin domain-containing protein → MPFSFRTGRARFAVAAAAIALSSTALAGCSDSGGGGGGSSSAPATPPSLIPPTASSPSASASSRPPAGGGTKVSIKNFKFLPAAPTVAPGTKITVTNDDTTTHTMTATKGKAFDTGDIAPGKSATFTAPSKAGAYPYDCTIHPFMTGTLTVK
- a CDS encoding ATP-binding protein, producing MEAPVTPHRPRTERLFVQRFSSTPRGARLARRLAVHQLHVWGIPYRSDVSCTAALLVAELAANAVTHGRVPGRDFELLLGMTAGCPGVLGRLRIEVSDTRGERRPPGPGEIVKPPPGSGGGYGLVLVEALADRWAVLERVPGKTVGVELDLVY
- a CDS encoding alpha/beta fold hydrolase, giving the protein MTEPELSTGVLELSAGVVEYEDTGGDGPVVVLLHGVAMDGTLWRHVVQDLRAGHRCVVPTLPLGGHRRPMRPDADLSVLGVARLVAEFLEALDLTDVTLVMNDWGGAQALVADGRDERIGKLVITSCEAFDNFPPGLPGKNLYASARMPGGLRAAFALLRLKPMRRLPMTWGRMTRRPVPDEVMDGWFRPLWTSKEIRRDLRKYVLGVPPRAELLGWAEALRTFDRPALVAWAAQDRVMPPEHGRRLAELLPKGELVEIEDSYTLIPEDQPARLARHIRDFLLKG
- a CDS encoding bifunctional serine/threonine-protein kinase/ABC transporter substrate-binding protein, encoding MERLRPADPSTIGGHRLLGRLGAGGMGVVYLGRTDGGALAAIKVILPEFAGSEDFRARFRREVEAARRVETPWAVAVTGAETEGERPWLATAFVPGPALSEAVARCGPLPARSVRVLGRLLSRALTAVHAAGLVHRDVKPGNVLLTVDGPRLIDFGIARATDATALTVVGLVVGTPGFLSPEQASGGGTAAGPASDVFSLGCLLAYAATGRPPFGSGAVDALLYRTVHDAPDLEGIEDPELRSLLGALLAKEPGERPTAAELDARIPEDAPNGSIDWLPDEVVALIAARSAAMLDLPGIEPTVAEPGTPQPAARPGRRRLLLAGAGVVIAAGGGFALRERLRDDPGPAAAEPGERAWIIGVQADLSGPRRAAGRSQERGVRLAVKQFNSRAEKPFTLTVKALDDGGDPARAVRAAAQFTRDRDVLAVVGPTGDDTTEAVLTAYDEAMLPVVTVSSLQLSYKAASRKSFFQAAPTDAALCAPVIRRLVLRPDVERLGVLLDRAGGQSAYQVGYLTNMQTSVITTGTTYPRVVPAGTKDLAPVIEDMLRHDSDALFYAGDAAGAARTARALGGTPFKGPRMAMHTAMEPRFIEDAGQAAEGWEFTAPYTDATTPGAEKFAAAHRSEYGSAPAYWAAEAYDAAGLVTAAVTALAGGGPKPVRPTRTALVAKIAASSYKGVSRTYAFDELHRLKGADAFLYGVRGGRFVHLGAAPKGEKA
- a CDS encoding bifunctional serine/threonine-protein kinase/ABC transporter substrate-binding protein, with product MRPLTSDDPRTIGEYRTLVRLGAGGMGVVYLARSAGGALAAVKVIRAEHAADPGFRARFRREAEAAARITGPWLVPVTGADTEAREPWLATAFVPGPSLAEAVDERGPLPVATVRALGARLAGALAAVHAAGLLHRDVKPGNVLLALDGPRLIDFGIARHEGATALTATGAVLGTPGYLAPEQASAGPVGPACDVFSLGCVLVYAATGQRPFGHGEAAGVLFRTVHGEADLAGLPSALLPVVTACLAKDPADRPTAAETERLLRGDGTGWEVPGLAAVAAERAAAALALPDPEPLPLAREPAPDPARPTRRRVLTAGAAAAVLLTGTTTAWLAARGGGSGSGAGAAARKLRTYTIGLHTDSTGPGRAVGLAHERGARLAVDDHNSRTDKAFRLGLRVEDDAGDATRALAAADRLAADPAVLAVIGPTADVAAAAVAGRYAKARLLQVVVAAGHTPPDSVDAGYQCVLRPYDSSLVSGLIDHLANVQHVKKAVVIEDREDPPGSWEIARPLRDMRTGRITVTARTVAADTDSFAPAARAAITAGAGAVIYAGTSPARGARCATDLAAAGFTGAVLSTGPVLAPAFLRDAGRAAEGWIFAEAYTDPTALPAAKAFTAAHRKRFGAPPATWAAEAYDAVGLIARAAATTSATDALRGGIPQRVFRTEYRGITRRLAFDSSHLVPREEGIFLYRIDHGRARFLGLYGSVR
- a CDS encoding MarR family winged helix-turn-helix transcriptional regulator — protein: MDMPVDRIEFETMLLGRHMNLLASRGGGRLDRSAYILLSRIQVEGPMSIGDLRDAFGLDASTLNRQTAAMLRAGVVERIPDPEGGIARKFVITDEGTHRLDQDRSENLDGLGRLLADWTPEEAAQLADNLARLNRDIERLDGRPWPRDKS